CCTTCACCGATGCTAATGATCTACCGGCTAAGCTCGCGGTGTTGGCTAAACTGCGAACGGAAGAGGGCTATATGGCCACTGTTGACATGAGCGACAATGTTTATTGGCTGTTGGAAAACCACTGTCCAATATGTGCCGCTGCTTCCTCCTGTCTGAATTTTTGTCGCTCTGAACTGCAGCTGTTTCAGTCGCTGCTGAAAGAGGATGCCAATGTGAGCCGTGAAGAGCATATTATTGAAGGTGCTCGTCGTTGCGCTTATAAGATTGTGCCGGTTGACGGTTGACGGTTGACGGTTGACAGATGACAGATGACGGATGACGGATGACAGATGACAGATGACAGATGACAGATGACAGATGACAGATGATAGATGATAGGTAGCGGGAGAAAAAGTGGAATCTAAACGAGCGCGGTTAGATCGGTTTATTAGTGCCAAAACCAACATCAATCGTAAGCATGTGAGACTGCTGCTGGCGCAGGGGCTTGTTGAAGTTGATGGCCAAGTGGCGCGAGATATTGATCAGATCATCGATGAGTTCTCACATATCTGTTGTGAGGGAAAAGTGTTGCAAGCCAATACTGCAAGCTATGTGATGCTGCATAAGCCTGTGGGTGTGGTTAGTGCCACCATTGATGACAAGCATAAGACGGTGATCGACCTACTCAGCCGCGCCGATAAACAGCAGCTACATATTGTCGGTCGTTTAGATCTCAATACCTCTGGCTTATTGCTGTTAACTAACGACGGGCGCTGGTCGAAGCGGTTAATGTCTCCGGAGCATAAAGTGGCAAAACTATATCGGGTGACGCTAAAGAACCCTATCGATGCCTCATACATAAAAGCGTTCTTCGATGGCATGTATTTTGAGTTTGAAGATATCACCACCGCCCCCGTCAAACTGGAGATTGTTGATAGTCACACGGCATTAGTCACCTTGATGGAGGGGCGCTATCATCAAATAAAACGCATGTTCGGCCGTTTTCGTAATCCAGTCATTGGCTTGCACCGTATTTCCGTCGGCACTATTGTGCTCGATCCTCAATTAGCGCTAGGGCAAAGTCGCGATTTAACCGCTATAGAAATAGCTAGCTAGCTTTGATTATCTCCTAGCTGTGATAACTCATAACTCATAATTCCAATTTAAGCTAAAGGCCAAGATTTAAGTAGATTTAGCTTGCATCGCTTCGTCAGGCTTAAGTAATCCTCTTTTTATTTTATCTTGGGTGGCTTTGACCGCTATTACGCACTAAAAGATTAGTGTTTTATGGTGGTTGGCTGGTTGTGATGCAGTGCTAATATTTCTGTATTGGCTATTGGTTAACCGCGTGGGTCACGCTTTAATATTGACCAATATGCTATACCTATAATTAAGTATTCAACTGGTCTACTAATAATAATGCTTAATGAATCTTTGAAGAAAATAACTGAGTTAGATGTTTTTTGCCTAGTGGTATTTAAAACACTTTACGAGAATGGTCAGGCCAATACCACCGCAAAAGAGCTGCAAGTATCGGCACCGAAAATTAGCCGTTGCCTTACCGCGCTGAGAATGGCTTTTAACGATGAACTATTTTATCGCCGTCAGCATGGGCTTAAGCCCACCCCTTTGGCTGAACAGTTATATGAACCAGTTTGCCGCTTTTATCAGTCGATAGCTCATATTGAACAGGTAACATCCAAGGTGGCCGACCCTACGCTATTACCCACCTTAGATATCGCCGTGACCCAAAATATAATGATTAGCTTCGCGGTAGCGATAAGCCAGCATCTAGACAAAGACGCGATAGGTAATATTCGTCTGCATTGCTGGGATCCATCATCGACTGAATTGATCCACAATGGTGAGTTAGATCTTGGCATCTCTTTTGACACCTCACATAGTGTCGATCTGAATAGTGAGCTCATAGGTTCACTTGATGCTGTTTACCTTGCTGGACGCAGAGAGCATCCCATCTGGCAAAAACTGCCCGATATCACCTTGGAACATATTGCTTATCATCCATTTTTATACCTCGAAAGTAAGGGGTTTAACGATAGGATCGACCCCTTAGAACTCTACTGTCGTAATGCTAGGATCCCACTGGAGAACATCGACAAGGTAAGCACCAGAGAGGAGTGGGTTTGTCATCTGCTGACGATGGGGAGCTTGGCTTTTACACCTGCGATAGAGGCTGATATCAGCAATGAAATTTCAGCGCTAAGGACAGAAGTTTTACCCTGTGAACAGGTACAGCTATTACATGGGCAAATGATGGCGCCACAATATTATCTAATTGAAAAAAATGAAAAAAATAGGCGGTACACCCCAGCTAGAAAGGCGCTATTACTGGAAACAATCGCTGAGCTGTTAGTCGCTAAGTAGCCGCTCTGTTTAGCTTTATTCCAATAATCGATATTGCCAATTACATTTGTTGTAATTTCATTGGCTGCATCTCTAAATTGTTGTCACATCATTCATACAAATAAGTTTCGTATATTTGAGTTTGTTTTATATTTAACTCACTGCGTACGCAGAATTAAAATACCTATAAAGGGATATGATGATGAGAACACATAAGAAGTCTTTATTGGCGGCGGCATTAATTGCTGCTATTGGTTTAGCCGGTTGTAGTGATGGTGATGATGGTCAAGATGGCGCACCAGGTGCTCCAGGAACACCTGGTACGCCAGGTGAACCTGGTGGCTCACCAGTAGTAGAAACATCTGAAGTAACCAATGTTGAATTTATTTCGCATATGGTTGAAGAAGGTAAGGTTACGATTGAGTTTGAAATCACTAACGAAGACGGTAATTTAGTTAACGGTTTATCGGATGCGTCTGTTTACCTAGCTATGAATACCGAAAGAGGTATTCAGCGCTCTCGTGATGGTGAAGTGGGTGGCAAAGTCACAGTAGGTGGTGATGAGCCTACCGAAGGCGCTACATTAACGATGCTTGATGACGGTCATTATGAGCTCGTTGCGCCAATTGCATCAGTTCAAGCTGACTCAGAAGTATTAACCCGTTTACAAGTGGGTGATGGCGAAACGATTGCTGACTCTCCATATATTATTGTGAACAAGCCTGAAAATATTCATACCTCAACGACTGAAACCTGTTATTCATGTCACGTGGATTATGCTACTTCAGATATTAAGCATGCGAAATTTGTTGCATTAAACACTGCTGGCGAAGTCGATTTCGTTGGAAGTTGCATGGTGTGTCATAACAATGTTGCCCGTGGTCAAGATGAGACTGGCGAGTATGACGAAACAGGTGGCTATGCTAAAAATACCATGCAAAAGCTGGGTCATATTAATCACCAGAAATTTGAAAAAGACTTCACTCCAACTAACTGTTATAGCTGCCACGCAGAGCCTGTGATCAATACTAGCATTGCTGGCAATGGTTGTAGTGACTGTCACACATCAGATGCTTCTGCTGCAGCGATTGTTCAGGCAACAGGTGATTTTGATGCACGTGAGTTCCATGCTAAATCATCATTAATAGGTTTAGTTGAACGTGAAGAGACGCGCGCTTCCCATACAACCACGACAAGCGCTCCATATTGGGATGCTGATGCCTCATGGGAGGATACAACGACGGGTGCAGTGTGTACCGATTTGAAACTGTATGAAGTTCTGGATGGGGTGGAAACACAGCTTAACATAGGTGAGATGTATGCCGTGCATACTCTGACTTACGCAGGAGCTTATATTCATGGTTATGATAGTGAGAAAAATACTGTCGTAGGCCGTGCAATAAGTAGAGGTTCTGAGCAGTACATCGAACGTGCAGACGGTACTCGATCTATCTGTTTCCCTGGACTAGTAGCTGGCTTTGAAAGCTCAAACTTGAATGCGAGTACCCGAGTTACATTCGGTTTAGGTGAGGAAGATAGTACTCTTGCTGGATATACTGGTGTCTCTATTACAGGTTATTCCGAAGTTGTCTCCACCGATTACTATGATATTGACCTCTCGACCACAGTCCCTAACTTTAGCAGCGAAGGGACGTATGATCGTCGTCATGCCGTAACGGCTGACAGCTGTACCACTTGTCACAATAACGGGACTAATTACCATAAAAATGGTGGCTATAGTGATGGTGGTAAAGCCTGTGTAGCTTGTCATAACAATGGCCAAGATCGTAATGCGAAAAGCTCTGCACCAGGCTTTGGCCCTATGGTCCACAGCATGCACTGGGGTATTGGTAATGCGCTTTCAGGTGCTAAAGTCGACGAAGAGACAGGTGAAAACCTAGTTAACTCAGCAGCTAGCTTGAATGCTGATAACTGCGTATCTTGTCACGCTGATGGTGTCAGTTTAGCGGATGTACCTAATCAATATATGCTTTCAAGAGCTTATAACGAAGGTACTACTGGCGTGATGACTAGCCCTATCACGGCTAACTGTTTTGCTTGCCATAATTCAGACCAAGCACTGAATCATATGGAGCAAAATGGTGGTGAGCTAAACATTCCGAACAATGTTGATTGGTTTACCGAAGGGACTTCTGAGTCTTGTGCAACCTGTCATGATACTGGTAAGTCGTTCGGTATCGATATGTTCCATAATTTTGACCGAGTGCAGTAAGCTCTGCTTTAAGAGGTAGGGCTTTGGGTGACCTTAGGGTGTACTTTTAAGGGAACCCAATTCAATTACCGCTTTTGAATAAGCTTGAGTTGTAAATGGGGATGGAAAATGGCTACCCTGCAGGCCGTCAATTCCATCCCCAATTTTATATCACTCGCTTTTTCGTCTGCGAACCATCCTTTTCGGTGGATCTTCCCGCAGAGTCTTGTGCAATCTGTCACGCCAAAGGCAAAATCTATGGTATCGACATTATTCAAAGCTCACTAACTTAAAATTATAAAAGTTTCACCCGCTATGAGATCCCTGCTTCTCATAGTCTTTGAACCTCTTGGGAGCCTTCGGGCTCCCTTTTTTTGCACTATTTTGAGGATTGTTTCGGCGCGGAACATAGCTTCAGAAAAACGCTTTGTGGTTATGACTACCGCTGCTGTTTTGAGCGTGTTCTAGATCTAGGCGTTGCAAGAGTCAGCGCTGCAGTTATTTTTAATCAAAATTAGCCAATGTTCTAGTTTGTGAGCCAGTGCAATTATTCAGCTGTAAAACGTTGTCGTTTTAGTCATTGCTAAAGTGATAATCATGGTTAGGTGTGATCGTGATCGACTAATGTTGAAAAGTGGGATCTTGCTGTGGTTTGGCGTAAGAGTTTGCCTTTGTTTGATTATGTTTATCTTAAGTTACTGATAATAACTTAAATTAGTGTTTTTTTGCTCAATTCATTATCGACTGTTTTACCTACTACGCATTTGCTTGCTGTGACAGCATTGACTAAAATCCGCGGCGCTAAGATTAACCATTGTTAATCTAGTGCGGTTGAGTGCAACCGCTACACATATTATTGCTTATTGATCACTTCCTGTAGGGGAACTCAATGTCTACACAGCTTACAAACACTCTCGCAAATCCAGCTCCACTTGGCTTAATGGGATTCGGTATGACTACCGTTTTGCTTAACATCCACAACGCGGGCTTTTTCCCGATAGATTCAATGATCCTCGCGATGGGCATCTTTTATGGCGGTATCGGTCAAGTATTAGTAGGCATGATGTGTTTCAAGCGTGGCGACACTTTTGGTACCACGGCATTTACCTCTTATGGCTTGTTTTGGTTAACCTTGGTTGGGCTTATAGTGATGCCTAAAATGGGGTTAGCAGCCAGTCCAGCTGGGTTTATGGGGTGGTACTTATCGCTGTGGGGGATCTTCACTGGCTTTATGTTCATCGGTTCAATGCGCTATCCGCTGGCGAAGCAGATTGTATTTGGTTCACTGACGGTACTGTTCTTCCTGTTGGCAGCAAGAGATTTTACTGGTAGCGAACTTATTGGCACTATTGCTGGTTTTGAAGGTATTTTCTGTGGTTTGAGCGCTATCTATTTCGCCATGGCTCAAGTGCTTAACGCTGAATATGGCCGGGTAATTTTACCGGTAGGTAAGGTTAGGTTTGCCGCAAGTATGCCTAAAGCTGCCGACACTACAGCATCATTAAAAGCTGCATAAGCGTTAATGTTACAAGCGGCATAACCTATCGCTTTAGATAAAAAAAGCTGACATTGATGTCAGCTTTTTTTCGGTTCTAATTTATCATGTTACGTAAACGTTTAGCGTTGCTGGAGCTTATATAGCCACTTACCATAAAGGTAGATACCTACTGCAGAGATAGTACCGATGGCCGCGATAATGTACCAAGCCATACCTATATCATGGGTGTTATAAAGTAATGTTGTTAACGCTTGAGCTGGTTCACCCGTATAGGCGACTAAGGTCGTGAAGGCTTCACCCTGAGGAATTGCACTTATCTCGTTGGCACTCATACCACGTTCAGCCAATAGCTCTAGTGAGAACACCTCTTTAGATGCATACATTTCATACAATTTAGGGCCGAAGAAACCTTCTAGAGTCCAACCTATCCCTTGTGGCAGCATCACAAAGCCAAGGTACATGGCTTTTTTGCCCTCTGGGGCAATGTTGCCCATAAACTCACCTTTCTTTGGGCTGATCATCATCTCGCCGAAAGAGAACATCGCAATTGCCAGCACCATCATCCATGCCGCGTTTGTGGCACCGATTATGATGAAGGCAAAAATACTCAGTAAACAACCACCGAGCATTGCGGAGGTAATACGGTATTTTGCGGTTAAGGCGGCTACCAAGAAACAGGTAGTCATGATCATACCCGCGTTAAG
The Shewanella sp. KX20019 DNA segment above includes these coding regions:
- a CDS encoding multiheme c-type cytochrome, encoding MRTHKKSLLAAALIAAIGLAGCSDGDDGQDGAPGAPGTPGTPGEPGGSPVVETSEVTNVEFISHMVEEGKVTIEFEITNEDGNLVNGLSDASVYLAMNTERGIQRSRDGEVGGKVTVGGDEPTEGATLTMLDDGHYELVAPIASVQADSEVLTRLQVGDGETIADSPYIIVNKPENIHTSTTETCYSCHVDYATSDIKHAKFVALNTAGEVDFVGSCMVCHNNVARGQDETGEYDETGGYAKNTMQKLGHINHQKFEKDFTPTNCYSCHAEPVINTSIAGNGCSDCHTSDASAAAIVQATGDFDAREFHAKSSLIGLVEREETRASHTTTTSAPYWDADASWEDTTTGAVCTDLKLYEVLDGVETQLNIGEMYAVHTLTYAGAYIHGYDSEKNTVVGRAISRGSEQYIERADGTRSICFPGLVAGFESSNLNASTRVTFGLGEEDSTLAGYTGVSITGYSEVVSTDYYDIDLSTTVPNFSSEGTYDRRHAVTADSCTTCHNNGTNYHKNGGYSDGGKACVACHNNGQDRNAKSSAPGFGPMVHSMHWGIGNALSGAKVDEETGENLVNSAASLNADNCVSCHADGVSLADVPNQYMLSRAYNEGTTGVMTSPITANCFACHNSDQALNHMEQNGGELNIPNNVDWFTEGTSESCATCHDTGKSFGIDMFHNFDRVQ
- a CDS encoding LysR family transcriptional regulator, with product MKKITELDVFCLVVFKTLYENGQANTTAKELQVSAPKISRCLTALRMAFNDELFYRRQHGLKPTPLAEQLYEPVCRFYQSIAHIEQVTSKVADPTLLPTLDIAVTQNIMISFAVAISQHLDKDAIGNIRLHCWDPSSTELIHNGELDLGISFDTSHSVDLNSELIGSLDAVYLAGRREHPIWQKLPDITLEHIAYHPFLYLESKGFNDRIDPLELYCRNARIPLENIDKVSTREEWVCHLLTMGSLAFTPAIEADISNEISALRTEVLPCEQVQLLHGQMMAPQYYLIEKNEKNRRYTPARKALLLETIAELLVAK
- a CDS encoding acetate uptake transporter — protein: MSTQLTNTLANPAPLGLMGFGMTTVLLNIHNAGFFPIDSMILAMGIFYGGIGQVLVGMMCFKRGDTFGTTAFTSYGLFWLTLVGLIVMPKMGLAASPAGFMGWYLSLWGIFTGFMFIGSMRYPLAKQIVFGSLTVLFFLLAARDFTGSELIGTIAGFEGIFCGLSAIYFAMAQVLNAEYGRVILPVGKVRFAASMPKAADTTASLKAA
- a CDS encoding pseudouridine synthase, with amino-acid sequence MESKRARLDRFISAKTNINRKHVRLLLAQGLVEVDGQVARDIDQIIDEFSHICCEGKVLQANTASYVMLHKPVGVVSATIDDKHKTVIDLLSRADKQQLHIVGRLDLNTSGLLLLTNDGRWSKRLMSPEHKVAKLYRVTLKNPIDASYIKAFFDGMYFEFEDITTAPVKLEIVDSHTALVTLMEGRYHQIKRMFGRFRNPVIGLHRISVGTIVLDPQLALGQSRDLTAIEIAS